In one window of Megalops cyprinoides isolate fMegCyp1 chromosome 24, fMegCyp1.pri, whole genome shotgun sequence DNA:
- the sdhc gene encoding succinate dehydrogenase cytochrome b560 subunit, mitochondrial gives MALLLRSLARQGLCVSRPQFCIYRHAVPMGTSAKEEMNKFWAKNSRLKRPMSPHITIYRWSIPMAMSIIHRGTGVGLSTGISLFAVAALVLPGDFTSNLELIHSLSLGPALITGAKFALAFPVAYHTFNGIRHLLWDVGKGFKIPEVYRSGYVVIVLSLLSSLALAAL, from the exons ATGGCGCTACTCTTAAG gTCGTTGGCTCggcagggtttgtgtgtgtcccGCCCACAGTTCTGCATCTACAGACA TGCTGTTCCCATGGGAACCAGTGCAaaagaggaaatgaataaattctGGGCCAAAAACAGCAGGCTGAAACGGCCCATGTCTCCCCACATCACAATCTACAG GTGGTCCATCCCTATGGCGATGTCTATCATTCACAGAGGCACAGGGGTGGGGCTTAGCACAG gtATCTCTCTGTTTGCGGTGGCTGCACTGGTACTGCCAGGTGATTTCACCTCCAACCTGGAGCTCATCCACTCCCTGTCTCTGGGCCCTGCCCTCATCACTGGTGCCAAGTTTGCCCTGGCATTCCCGGTGGCCTACCACACCTTCAACGGCATCCGTCACCTG CTGTGGGATGTGGGGAAGGGCTTTAAGATCCCGGAGGTGTACCGCTCGGGGTATGTGGTCATCGTGCTGTCCCTACTGTCATCCCTCGCACTCGCCGCCCTTTGA